acaaaacacattcatctaGAGAACAATAAATGTTCATAAACATTATACCTTGTGTAGTTATCGCTTtctgagcacaatgtaacacaacctgtgtgtgtttcacatcATCTTTAATACAGACCTAATACACACCAGCTGAGCAGCGCTGCGTGGTTAAATAAGAACATTTATcgatagaaaaaaatcaaaaagacTTGTTTTCAAATGTTCAGTTCTTCTTGAAATATTATGATGTTGCTttataaaaataacacatttgacTTTTCTcctctttaaaacacaaaagcagggtatagaaaatgagaaatgtgaTGTTCctgagtcatttagcagaatGAAGACAAAACCACAAACTCGCAGAATATCAAATATGAAACAACCTTCATCTGCTGTTCTTATTCTGTGCACCTGTTCAACACACAATCATTGcttgacaaacacacacatacacatacacataaacaaTATTTCATTTCACTCCATCAATGATCACTTGCTGGTGGTCAATCGCTATAAATATTCTTATTTGtacagacggtttcaaagcaacaacataaacaaacgtgaCTGCACATGCGtgcgttcgtggactgcccttaaagTCCCGGTGAAATGAAAACAGCAATTCCTATTAtttcatggaatattgcagcgtttgttATAAATAGCTAATCAGTGTGGGCCAAtcacttttttaaattcacATGTCCTtaaaatctttaatcaaaatctgaaaatgcacttctgccctcTAGTGGCTATTCGTCTCAGATGACGtcagttagacggcttgggcaggGCAGAGCCATAAACTCCTCCCCTTctactgtcagtctgctgctatTTTCATTTCCACATGTAAcgcctgtttttatacatccaatcagaTCGGAAGGAAGGAAAAACACAAGCCCCACCCAATATTTTTCACAGTCGATATTCCGTCAGAGATACTATTATTATAGGGGGATGggagggtctgtaatacttacaattggagAACCCGTAACGGCtaacaaaacccattgacacccattaaaaaaactagcatctggtctcctttcctgcgttCCGCTGAAGCCAgggcgttagcattagccgttacgCTATGTTGGCTAAAGGTTGCAGGCTTGCCTTCTAGTGGCTTTGATTTCGTTgcactcagaaatgcgtcagaataaaaactttgtaagcagaggctatttatactaactccgcccatcaatttccgattggaatagacaaaatgtaagaaaggcacgCGTAAATAAACTGCcccagtggcgtagagcgtaaaacatgtgttacctacttcatgtcaacaaatggaagcagatctgatatgtgaaaatttagaatagtgagttcagcAGATTCGAACCTGCAtcacggcagtgtcaatattattCGTCATGCGTCTTTcacactaacgttacaccactgaagctgTCGATATAGCagcgcagtttttatactgttttctggaGGATgagtcacctacatgtttcgcgcttgtgacccccatgaatattcccaacgagttattacagaaacaatttactaaagtattgtttgtgtcgtctttgtccccaccacttttcaaaacaaagttacgcaactgagaagaaccattacttgaCTAAACTCGTTTCtccaatatttagaatttagactgcgataccaagctcaaccgctagatcaGTGAACCATATGGTTTCTttaatgcgaccaaactacaggacccattcaacaaatcgtttatttaatcaaattattatacaataaaataataatataaatgaatattaacataaattaaattaaatataaatagttatattattagacactagccagaccgataaacaaacagaccagaagttaactacAATCCAGGcatgtgcgtccgatgaaacgctCTAATCACAGACTGTAataagaaatgtaaaataaagtttttgtgtTAATCAATGTTTTGTCTCTGAGGAGGAGGGGCGGAGCTTCtgtgcacattaaaaacatcaattccctctgtgtgtgtgtgtgtgtgtgtgtgtgtgtgcgtgtgtgtgtgtgtgtgtgtgtgtgtgtgtgtgtgttgctctgTCTCATCTTCTCTGGTCTTGGTGTGTTTGGTAAGTGCGTCTGTGAGTGGGCTTCTGACAGCCCGCCTGACACCAGACCCACCACACCCGTTGTGATGCCACACTGACCAATCACCTACagcagaggtcaaaggtcaaacatGGAAATACAGTCGGTAGGTAATGAAGCTAATGAGGCTgaagccagagagagagagatgcagaaAGACAGACGTCAGCAGTCTTTTAGGGTTTACCTGCTCTTCATTCAAGCATTGAGTTTGTCTTGGGGGGCGAAGCCGGTAGTGATGGCttgtagtgattggttgactTGGCTGAGTAAGAAAAGCAGGGGGGCCGGGGCTTGGAGTTAAACTCATGTCACATGATCATGTCAACAGGacattttgtgtatgtgtgtgttgcacCTGTATGAAGCTCCGTTGAGTTCAGGATGAACCCCCTGCTGCTCGATGACGCCCCATGTGCCCGAGGTGATGAAGAACTCTTTATTCACACAGTTCCTCAGACTGTCTGGAATACGACCTGAGAGGATAGAGTACAGCATCATCTGCAGATCATCaactcatctgtgtgtgtgctgtttaCATGGACATTTATCCAATGAGAGCCGTTTGCAGTGCATTGAAGCTGTTCATGAGATGAGTTTGTGTTGAGCACACGAGTGTTTGTGCTGCAGCTGAGCTTCAGGAGCcgttgtgtgtggtgtggtttACCTGTGATGGCTCGGCGTATCTCTGTGGCTGCTGCTTCTCTCATCTCTAGAGACGCTTGTTCACTGTACCAGGCCGTGTGTGGAGTACAGATCAGATTAGGAGCGTCTTTCAAAGCTCCCTGAGAAAAactacacacagacagacagaaagggttCAGAAGAACAGACATCACCTCATCACATCTAACCTACACTGCACAACAGAGTTCTCCTTCATGCAGAACATCACACATGATGTACAGACTGGAGTAttacttaaaaaatgtgtgtgtgtgtgtgtgtgtgcgcgtgtttgtgtgcgtgtgactgtgtgtgagtgtacttgcatgcgtgtgtgtgcgagtgtgcatgtgagtgtgtgtgaagggTAAACCCCAcagtatggggacaaaatgtccccacaaagatggcaatatccaaaacccttgtccttgtggggacatgttttggaccccatgaggaaacaagcttataaatcatacagaatgaacttttgtgaaaatgtaaaagagcagacagttgtgtgtgattgttagggttagggggagggaatatgagatacagtttgtacagtataaacaccattgtgtctatggaatgtccccataaaacatggaaacccaacatgtgtgtgtgcgtgcgtttgtgtgtaaGTCACCTGAAGGGTTCGATCTCGTGCACATCGAGAGCAGCTCCTCGTATTCGTCCCTCTTTCAGAGCTTGAGTGAGAGCTTTCTCATCCACCAGACCCCCCCGCGCTGTGTTCACCAGGAACGCCCCCTGACgcatctaacacacacacacacatgactgTGTTTCTCCAACGCATGCatccatgtgtttgtgtgttgtgtaccTGTTTGATGGTGAAGTCATTGATGAGATGATGATTGTGTTCGTTCAGGTTACAGTGCAGAGACACACAATCGCTCTGATACAGCAGATCCTGCAGTGTGTACACACGCTGAACACCCAGAGATCTCTCCAGACCGTCCTGTAGATACGGGTCATAGAAGATCACATTGAAGCCGAACACTTTAGCTCTCACAGCCACAGCCTGACCCGTGCGACCTTCAGAAACACACAACCAGACAACAGTGTTGACATGAATTCAgaccactgacacacacacacacaggcctgAGAgcgttcatgtgtgtgtctaaCCGAAGCCGATGAGTCCGAGTGTTTCTCCACGGATACGAGCGGCTCCTGACGCCACCTCACGGATGTGCTCGACGCTCTGCACACGTGTGCCCTCCCGCAGCGCCTGATACAACCACGTGTTCCTCCGGTACAAATTCAACACGTGACACAGAGTGGAATCTGCACTCTCCTCCACTGCTGCCGACGGAATGTTACACACCGCGatacctgaacacacacacaaataatggAAAGGAACAGGTTAGTCAAagagagtttgtgtgtgtgtgtgtgtgtgtgtgtgcgtgcgtgcgtgcgtgcgtgcgtgcgtgcgtgcgtgcgtgtgtatttgTGGGTTTGTACCGAGCTCTCCTGCAGCTTTGATGTCGATGTTATCGTATCCGCTGCCGATCCGTATGACGATTCTGAGCGCTTTAAACTTCTCCAGATCTTCTCGTGTCAGAGTGATCGTGTGATACATCAGCGCACCAACAGCCTCATTTAACAcctacaacacaacacacacataaatccaatgaacacacgcacacaaacctAATGAaaacacagctgtgtgtgtgtgtgtgtgtgtgtttaccttcTCGTGAATCTCTTGTGTGGATTGTGCGTCACAGAAGGCGACAGTGGCGAGATCTTTCAGGATGGGCATCTCCACCGTACAGTCCCGACCATCTAACAGAGCCACCAGAGGACGAGGATGAAGAGGACCGTTCATGATCTGAGATCTAttaccttcacacacacacacacacacacacacacacacacacacacacatcaatcaGAAATTACATTCACAACAATTACACACTAAAACATATTAGACAAAAGTCATCAACATCTGCAATTTCAAGACAAACATCATCTGAAACATGTACAATGGATTTTCTCTAACATAACGCATCATCATAATCTTATATTGCATCTGTTTGAACATGACatgcacaggcacacacacacacacatgttgggtttccatgttttatggggacattccatagacacaatggtttttatactgtacaaactgtgtatcatattccctaaccctaacaatcacacacaactgtctgctcttttacattttcacaaaagttcattctgtatgatttataagcttgtttcctcatggggaccaaaaaatgtccccacaaggacaagggttttggatattgccatctttgtggggacattttgtccccgtaccgtagggtttacccttcccacacacacatgcacaaatactCATCCTACAAAAGCTCTTAATGGGATTTTACAGCAGATTAATTTAGTAACAGTGACATCACACAGGAAGTGCTGAtaaaaacagccaatcagagtcactgtgtttgtgtgtgtgtgtgacctgcTTGAAAACTTACACACTTTTTAAGAAACGTGAATATAACAATCATTTTAATCAGCTTAGGAAAACACACGTTCACAATGAGACAGAAATCTTAATGAATGCAGAAGAGTGTGTGTTGATATTTTCATTTGCAGAGaatgaattatttatattttatcacTGACacctctgtgtgtttattacaCAAACATCTAAACATCTAAACATCTACATGAAACCTAACAATCCACAGACATTAACTATTCACACATACACAGCCTAAATATCACTGATAGAACAACACTTGTTACAtaaccacacgcacacacacacacacgttgggtttccaatgttttatggggacattccatagacacaatggtttttatactgtacaaactgtatatcatattccctaaccctaacaatcacacacaactgtctgctcttttacattttacacacacgcgcacacacacacacacgcgcacacacacacacacacacacacacacaggacacGTACTGAACACATACAGAGTTTAACAGAGCCCTCTGGCAGCTCATAATGTAATTAACATTTCCATACGTCTTTACaacccataatgcactgcagACACAGTGTAAGCAGCTTCAaatgcgtgcacacacacacacacacttcaacaTGTCTGAAATCTGGAACCAATATTTCAGTGTCAAACAGAATTTAGAGACAAACGGAGGAACACAAGAACTTGTGAGATGTTCTGGTTGGATACAGAACTGCTCTGTGATCTCTCTGTCAATCAATGTTcagcttttattcatttacacagACAGGTTGTGTTCACAACTGTCACACACTCTTATCACAGAACTACACAACCTGAGAGAGACAAAGTGAGAGTCTCGGGAGACTCTTATGAAGCCTAATGAGATTTTAGGCTTAAAGACTCTGATtatactgcacacacacacacacagacacacgcaaaCTTTTACCGCAGCCTTAAGCCAAACATctaaacttctgtcatcatttattcatcctcatgtgtttataaacctgtgtgcgagtctttcttcagtggaaccaaaagaagatatttcgagaaatgtctcagtggttttgtgttcatacaatggaagtcaatggagttcagtgttgtttgattatcaacattcttcaaaatatcttcttttgtgttatgaagaagaaagaaactcatacagggtTGACACGacatgatgaataaataatattcatttttgggtgaactgcccctttaataCTCAAACAGGATAAACAGACTTCTTCATAAAGTAACAGTAAATAGTTtatgattcatttaaatgtgaaatattatttaatacattgaGATTCTGAGACCGCTGTTTGTAAGAGAATAAGCACTTatgaaaaatgtgtgtgtgtgtagaaagGTTTCTAAAGTCTGTTTGAGGTTTTCAGGATCACAGCGGTTGAATCCCTTCAGGacatgtcaaaacataaacaccCTCTTGATCTAAAATCAGAACGCTTCAACAAATCCACTTTACAGGACCAACGTCAACATTTACTGCAAACATTCAGGActttcaaatgttttatgtaaagtgtcaaataaaacattaaaacagacTCCATACTGTAAAGAAGGAAGAGAGTGAAGAATATAACCCAGAAATCCAACACAAGAGAGTGAATCTAGTGGAGATCTGAGGTGATGACAGAATAAAAGAACTTTACTTGTGTCAGGAGAAGCCATGGTGGACACAATGACGGGCGGTCCGGTTCGACGGCTCAGCATGTTGTTTGGATTGAGGGTGTGAGTCTGCAGGGCAGAAGAGACCTGAAGAACGCCAGCCTCCACAGGAGCGCCTCCGTTCCGCAGTAACTGAGGACTGTGATGAGGACTGTGAGCTGGAGACAGAGGAGGAAGATTCACAGGACGCTTCATCAGCTCCATGGGCGTGTAGGTGCCAGAGAAGGTCTTGGGCGCCACGGGCTGCTGTTGAGCGGACGCGGCGAGGCCAGTGTGGGAGTTGGTGTACATGGAGAGGGGGCGCGTCTGCGGCAACCCCCCACCGTAACCGCCAGGACTGACGGGAAGTCCCCCGAGCGGACGCGCCGTCGGGTACGTGGCGGTTTCCAGCAGATGCTGAGAAGGAGCGCTGCACGGCCGGCGGCCCAGAAACTCGCCCATTCTCAGAGAGGCGGACTGCAGGGCAGTGGGCGGCTGCTGCACCGGGTGACCGTCCACGCTGAGGGCCTGAGGCTGCACGTACAGGTCGCTGCGGTGGCTGAAGCTGTTAGAGCGACCCCTCAGGACGGCGGCGCCACTGCTCGTGCCCGTCTTACAGCTGAGGACCAGTCGAGACAGCATGCGCGCCTGTCCCAAGTTGGGCACCACCGAGCGGATGTCGTGGTCTTCCATCACAGCCAGCATGCCAGTAGAGTCAAAGCCCTGCTGCAGGAGCAGAGTAATGGTGCTCTCCGACAGTCCCTCCGAGCGCAGGAGAGCCAGGAACCCTGGATCCACGCTTCTCTTCGGGTCTGCCGAAACAGCCGCCGAAGGGTGGTGGACCGGCATCGTCCCCGCACCTGGCGCCATCGACAAGTTGGGGTCGTAAGCGGGGTCGTAGGGCATCCTCTGCGTCGCCATGGAGCCGTAAGCCGGAGTCCCTCGGGAGAGATTCCCATCCATGACCGGAGCCGTGGGGTCCATCACTATACAGGTGGAGGGCGGCTGACAGGACTCCAGGGGGAGGCCGTTGACGTCGCCGTATGCAGAATGACCCGTCTCGGCCAGATACCTGGACGGGGCGGACTCGATGCCGAAGCAGGCGGGCGAGGCGGCTCTACTGCGAGCACGCTGATTATCTGAAATTATCTTGACAGCCAGAGAATCCCTGTACAAGCGGCTGATCTCATGAGCCGAGGGCGGGGGAGGAGGAGGCGGAGGGGGGGGAGGACCGGCCACAGGACCTGGAGTAG
This genomic window from Triplophysa rosa linkage group LG18, Trosa_1v2, whole genome shotgun sequence contains:
- the ctbp2l gene encoding C-terminal binding protein 2, like, producing MAVRGTIPPPDYYPFDIALSAQPPEDLQGFYKGSTHMLSRSGSHYGLATGGVRSAWDQGQARATTPGPVAGPPPPPPPPPPPSAHEISRLYRDSLAVKIISDNQRARSRAASPACFGIESAPSRYLAETGHSAYGDVNGLPLESCQPPSTCIVMDPTAPVMDGNLSRGTPAYGSMATQRMPYDPAYDPNLSMAPGAGTMPVHHPSAAVSADPKRSVDPGFLALLRSEGLSESTITLLLQQGFDSTGMLAVMEDHDIRSVVPNLGQARMLSRLVLSCKTGTSSGAAVLRGRSNSFSHRSDLYVQPQALSVDGHPVQQPPTALQSASLRMGEFLGRRPCSAPSQHLLETATYPTARPLGGLPVSPGGYGGGLPQTRPLSMYTNSHTGLAASAQQQPVAPKTFSGTYTPMELMKRPVNLPPLSPAHSPHHSPQLLRNGGAPVEAGVLQVSSALQTHTLNPNNMLSRRTGPPVIVSTMASPDTSNRSQIMNGPLHPRPLVALLDGRDCTVEMPILKDLATVAFCDAQSTQEIHEKVLNEAVGALMYHTITLTREDLEKFKALRIVIRIGSGYDNIDIKAAGELGIAVCNIPSAAVEESADSTLCHVLNLYRRNTWLYQALREGTRVQSVEHIREVASGAARIRGETLGLIGFGRTGQAVAVRAKVFGFNVIFYDPYLQDGLERSLGVQRVYTLQDLLYQSDCVSLHCNLNEHNHHLINDFTIKQMRQGAFLVNTARGGLVDEKALTQALKEGRIRGAALDVHEIEPFSFSQGALKDAPNLICTPHTAWYSEQASLEMREAAATEIRRAITGRIPDSLRNCVNKEFFITSGTWGVIEQQGVHPELNGASYSQVNQSLQAITTGFAPQDKLNA